The Frankiaceae bacterium nucleotide sequence GCGAGCGGCGGTGTGGGGAGTGCTCATGCGGACACCTCCTGGACCTCGCCGGCGGCGCGGTCGCGGCTGCGCCCGGTCGCGTCGAGGAACACCTCGTCGAGCGTGGGGTCGGACGTCATGCCGCGGCGTTTGCGTAACTCCGCCTTGAGCGACGCGGGCGTGCCCTCGCGGACGATCAGCCCCTCGTCGATGATCGCGAGCCGGTCGCAGAGCTGGTCGGCCTCCTCGAGGTACTGCGTCGTGAGGAAGACGGTGGTGCCGCGCTCGTTGATGCGGCGCACCTCGTCCCACACGGTCAGCCGCGACGCAGGGTCGAGGCCCGTCGTCGGCTCGTCGAGGAACAGCACCTCCGGCTCGTGCACCAGCGACGACGCGAGGTCGAGACGCCGCTTCATGCCTCCTGAGTAGCTCTTGATACGACGGTCCGCCGCGTCGGCGAGGTCGACGAGGTCGATGAGCTCCTCGGCACGCTTCGCCGCAGCAGCCGGCGACAGCGCGAAGAGGCGCCCCTGGAGCACGAGCAGCTCGCGGCCTGTCTGCCGCTCGTCGAGCCCCGCCTCCTGCAGCGCCACGCCGATCTTGCGGCGTGCCGCGTCGGGCTCGGCCGCCACGTCGATCCCCGCCACCCGCGCGGTGCCGGACGTGATGGACATGAGCGTGGTCAGCATGCGTACGGTCGTGGACTTGCCGGCGCCGTTGGGCCCCAGGAAGCCGAACACCTCGCCCGCGCGCACGGCGAGGTCGACGCCGCGCACGGCCTCGACGTCGGACCCCCCTCGGCCCGTGTACTTCTTCACCAGCTGCGCGGCCTCGACCGCGAGTGTCTCCGTCATGATCACGACCTTAGACAGGGGGTGTGACAGAAATCGCTACGGTGGCGCGATGACGTCCTGGACGCTCTCCGTCGCGCGCGACGACCTGACCCGTACGCAGCTCGCCGAGGCGCCGACCCCGCAGCCAGAGCAAGGCGAGGCCGTGCTACGCGTCGACCGCGTCGGCATGACCGCGAACAACGTGACGTACGCCGTCCTCGGCGGCAAGCCGTTCCGCTACTGGGACTTCTTCCCCGCCCCCGAGGGCTGGGGCAACGTCCCCCTCTGGGGCTTCGCCGAGGTCGCGGCGTCCCGCGCCGAGGGCGTCTCGGAAGGCGACCGCGTCTACGGCTACCTGCCGCCCGCAGGCCACCTGCGCGTCACGCCGAGCCGCGCGAGCGCGGGAGGGTTCCGAGACGCGACCGAGCATCGGGCGAGCCTGCCGGGGACGTACAACGTCTACTCGCTCACCACCGGCGACCCGGCGTACGAGCCGGAGCGTGAGGACCTGCAGGTGCTGTACCGGCCGCTGTTCTACACGTCGTTCATGCTCGCCGACTGGGTCACCGACAACGCGCTCTTCGGCGCGGACCAGGTGGTGCTGTCGTCGGCGAGCAGCAAGACGGCGTACGGCGCGGCGTTCCTCCTCCGCGAGGCCGGCGTGCGCACGGTCGGGCTCACGTCACCCGCCAATACACAGTTCACGGAGGGCCTCGGCGTCTACGACGAGGTCGTCGCGTACGACGCCGTGCCCCGCCTCGCACAGCAGCCCACCACGTACCTCGACGTCGCCGGCAGCGCCGACGTCCGCGCCGCTCTGCGCGATCACCTCGGCGCGGCGCTCGTCCGCGACACCCCCGTCGGGATCACCCAGCAGGACCCGACGTCGCTGGGCGGCGACGCGCTGTTCTTCGCGCCCGACCAGATCGCGAAGCGTGCCGTCGACTGGGGCCGGGAGGGCCTGTACGAGCGCTTCGCCGCGGCCTGGCGGTCGTTCGCGCCGATGGCCGAGAGGTCGGTGGACGTCGTCGTCCACGAGGGCCCCGAAGCCCTGCGGGACGTCTGGTTGGATGTCCTCGCCGGCCGTACGGCGCCGCGGGAAGGGCATGTGGTGACGTTCTGATGGACCTGTACGTCGTCTACCTCGGCGGGCACCTCGCGCCCGGCCGCCTGGGCGAGGACCACGAGGTCGTGCTCGTCGCGGCCGAGTCGGTCGCCGACGCGCGCAAGGCCGCGAAGACGAAGTGGGGCGGCACCGACCGCGCGCACATCGACGCCGTCGCGCGCGTCGGCGTCGTGGACGGCTACCGCGTCACGCTGACCGAGACCGGCGAGCCGGACTCGATGGAGACCGACGACACCTACGTGCCGTAGGTCAGCCCACCCGGTAGCGCGCCACCGGGGCTCGTGCCCCACACCTGCCCGGACAGACCGCCGTCCAGACGAGGATCACGTCTCCGGGCCGGGTCTCGGCCACCTTCACGGACCACTCGGCCCTGCCCTCGGCATCCCCCACGAGGCGGGCAAGGTACGGCAGGCGAGACCGGCCTCGAACGCGCTCCACGCGGACCCGGATGATCGTTCCCGGGGCGACGCCCACCGCGTTGACGGCGGCATGCACGGCTCCGGCCTCGACCGTCACCGCCGCGCCGACGCGGGCACCACCGCGGTCAGGCCGCAACCGGACCGCCTCGGTCCGAGCCTTGCAGTCGGTGTCTACGCAGTAGGCCACCGACAGCGCGGCCCACTGCACGGAGAA carries:
- a CDS encoding ATP-binding cassette domain-containing protein; this translates as MTETLAVEAAQLVKKYTGRGGSDVEAVRGVDLAVRAGEVFGFLGPNGAGKSTTVRMLTTLMSITSGTARVAGIDVAAEPDAARRKIGVALQEAGLDERQTGRELLVLQGRLFALSPAAAAKRAEELIDLVDLADAADRRIKSYSGGMKRRLDLASSLVHEPEVLFLDEPTTGLDPASRLTVWDEVRRINERGTTVFLTTQYLEEADQLCDRLAIIDEGLIVREGTPASLKAELRKRRGMTSDPTLDEVFLDATGRSRDRAAGEVQEVSA
- a CDS encoding DUF2855 family protein, which codes for MTSWTLSVARDDLTRTQLAEAPTPQPEQGEAVLRVDRVGMTANNVTYAVLGGKPFRYWDFFPAPEGWGNVPLWGFAEVAASRAEGVSEGDRVYGYLPPAGHLRVTPSRASAGGFRDATEHRASLPGTYNVYSLTTGDPAYEPEREDLQVLYRPLFYTSFMLADWVTDNALFGADQVVLSSASSKTAYGAAFLLREAGVRTVGLTSPANTQFTEGLGVYDEVVAYDAVPRLAQQPTTYLDVAGSADVRAALRDHLGAALVRDTPVGITQQDPTSLGGDALFFAPDQIAKRAVDWGREGLYERFAAAWRSFAPMAERSVDVVVHEGPEALRDVWLDVLAGRTAPREGHVVTF
- a CDS encoding DUF1543 domain-containing protein, whose amino-acid sequence is MDLYVVYLGGHLAPGRLGEDHEVVLVAAESVADARKAAKTKWGGTDRAHIDAVARVGVVDGYRVTLTETGEPDSMETDDTYVP